Proteins found in one Crassostrea angulata isolate pt1a10 chromosome 3, ASM2561291v2, whole genome shotgun sequence genomic segment:
- the LOC128178665 gene encoding dolichol kinase-like: protein MEPGIIETGLVVGFYSYVCLFWNQNFVEETKHFKILGCSICLMLLMSLHQIVPVIGRKAAEKTGTSSQETQTSSQDNVYRSRSDPGLWCSLLIPMALTTNLLRQPDVNSGPVILAYIIVVLVLVRFNPSAVTQITCAGLLYWFREDFMSKDRPEQVVLVCLCVVVYHLLGRIPRAFPRSFTEGELAVCLQIVFIPLYPIVVIACQALQRGVSIISLPTSLSIALMAFTGVLVGTLFVSVIRVNSGGMRFAVSYGLAFMCALVPLSIKLYGTPLLAYREVTHYLTGSRDRVNLILWWGFLVLVSLFITMVNQNKTTSSGSTRLRKVFHVLILGVYVPGLVTDASLLFAASWVALGCLVIGETVRLLQVPPLGSLLHRCYSVFLSSQDTGRLVLTPLYLLCGFSLPLWIHTFQWCDFSNMLPLFAGVLSVGIGDTMASVVGSAIGKHKVLGGQKTVEGTVASIISQLVFLYILDLILFGGAIHPRWLVVTGIVTVTSLLEASTSQIDNHVLPLFMYNLLLTLKS from the exons ATGGAGCCCGGAATAATAGAAACCGGGCTGGTCGTTGGTTTCTACAGTTATGTTTGTTTGTTCTGGAACCAGAACTTCGTCGAGGAaacgaaacactttaaaatacTTG GTTGTTCCATCTGTCTGATGCTTCTCATGTCCCTCCATCAAATTGTCCCAGTCATAGGCAGGAAAGCCGCAGAGAAAACAGGGACATCCTCTCAGGAAACACAGACCTCCTCACAGGATAATGTCTACAG AAGTAGATCTGATCCGGGTTTGTGGTGCAGCTTGTTGATACCCATGGCTTTGACTACAAACTTGTTACGCC AGCCGGATGTGAACAGTGGACCTGTGATCCTTGCCTATATCATTGTGGTGCTGGTTCTGGTTCGATTCAATCCCTCCGCGGTCACTCAGATTACCTGTGCCGGCCTCTTGTACTGGTTCAGGGAGGACTTTATGTCCAAAG ATCGACCAGAACAAGTGGTGTTGGTGTGTCTGTGTGTGGTGGTCTACCATCTCCTGGGCAGAATTCCCCGGGCTTTCCCCCGCTCCTTCACAGAAGGGGAGCTGGCTGTGTGCCTACAAATCGTCTTCATTCCATTGTATCCCATTGTAGTAATTGCGTGTCAG GCCCTACAGAGGGGTGTCAGTATCATCAGCTTACCAACAAGTCTCTCCATCGCCCTG ATGGCGTTTACCGGGGTTCTAGTGGGGACCCTGTTCGTGAGTGTGATCCGTGTTAACAGTGGAGGGATGAGGTTTGCAGTCTCCTATGGACTGGCCTTCATGTGTGCCCTGGTTCCTCTGTCAATCAAGTTGTATGGTACTCCGTTACTGGCGTACAGAGAAGTGACACATTACCTGACAGGCTCCAGAGACAGG GTGAACCTGATTCTGTGGTGGGGCTTTCTTGTCCTCGTAAGCCTGTTTATTACAATGGTGAACCAAAACAAGACTACTTCCAGTGGCTCCACACGCCTGCGCAAGGTGTTTCATGTCCTTATCCTGGGGGTGTATGTTCCTGGGCTGGTCACTGACGCCAGTCTTTTGTTTGCAGCCTCCTGGGTGGCCCTGGGGTGTTTGGTAATAGGGGAG ACGGTGCGACTACTACAGGTGCCCCCTCTGGGATCCCTCCTCCACAGGTGTTACTCAGTCTTCCTCAGTTCCCAGGACACAGGGAGGCTGGTGCTGACCCCCCTCTATCTCCTCTGTGGTTTCTCCCTCCCCCTGTGGATCCATACATTCCAGT gGTGTGATTTTTCAAACATGTTGCCTCTCTTTGCTGGTGTATTATCAGTTGGTATTGGAGATACTATGGCCTCAGTTGTGGGCAGTGCAATAGGAAAGCATAAAGTATTGG GTGGTCAGAAAACTGTTGAAGGAACAGTTGCATCCATTATATCTCAGCTTGTGTTCCTCTACATTTTAGATCTTATTT TGTTTGGTGGTGCCATACATCCCCGGTGGTTGGTGGTGACTGGGATTGTTACAGTTACCTCCCTTCTGGAAGCCTCCACCTCACAGATAGACAACCACGTTCTTCCATTGTTTATGTACAATCTTCTACTGACCCTGAAGTCTTGA
- the LOC128178676 gene encoding uncharacterized protein LOC128178676 yields MKTTTDISDVTVSSKDDSKGTIANFLLSAVMLLICIFCCKAGRNICECIKSSLLQGVRSTCCDNASSRLTCCDDVSDRLTCCDHVSCDCSSCLKRIHQGREALASRVREYWERYRSNSRNNAHTEAPPTVTSSPDRLLLDDHSIHSSLNEDYSHPSPTHIPPPSYGSVVTASSCPPPSYEEFQRMDVSTNAIIRALSADSVIPAQNDYDSDDSFVSAISYQLANSTEGIPVLFDSILNNSSQPSSCYEDFQRMDDSSHTSNAARAPSSCFVPLPPTDDSFPNNDSSHRANSSQGPPPPSYDSVVTDPALPPPSCDEM; encoded by the coding sequence ATGAAAACAACAACTGATATCTCGGACGTTACCGTCTCTTCCAAAGATGACTCCAAAGGCACAATCGCTAATTTTCTCCTCTCGGCTGTGATGTTACTTATTTGTATTTTCTGCTGTAAAGCAGGTAGAAACATCTGTGAATGCATCAAGTCCTCCCTTCTCCAGGGTGTTAGATCTACGTGCTGTGATAATGCCTCGAGTAGATTAACGTGTTGTGATGATGTGTCTGATAGATTGACGTGCTGTGATCATGTCTCCTGCGACTGCAGTAGCTGTTTGAAAAGGATCCATCAAGGCAGGGAAGCACTAGCAAGTAGAGTACGTGAATACTGGGAAAGGTACAGAAGCAATAGCAGGAACAATGCACACACTGAAGCGCCACCTACAGTTACGTCTTCCCCCGATCGTTTGCTGCTGGACGACCATTCAATACATTCATCCCTGAACGAGGACTATTCTCACCCATCCCCGACACATATCCCCCCGCCATCCTATGGCAGCGTTGTCACTGCATCCTCTTGTCCACCTCCTAGTTATGAGGAGTTTCAGCGCATGGATGTCAGCACCAATGCCATCATAAGAGCACTTTCTGCTGACTCTGTTATACCTGCACAAAATGACTATGATTCTGACGACTCATTTGTGAGTGCCATTAGTTATCAACTTGCAAATTCTACTGAGGGAATTCCCGTGCTTTTTGACAGTATTTTAAATAACTCCTCGCAACCATCATCTTGTTATGAGGATTTTCAACGCATGGATGATAGCAGCCATACAAGCAATGCAGCCAGAGCACCATCTTCCTGCTTTGTTCCATTGCCACCAACTGACGATTCGTTCCCGAATAACGATAGTTCTCACCGTGCAAATTCTAGCCAGGGTCCTCCACCTCCCTCCTATGACAGTGTTGTCACTGACCCCGCACTACCACCCCCTAGTTGTGACGAAATGTAA